The following nucleotide sequence is from uncultured Fretibacterium sp..
ACATCTCCCTCATTATCCCTTTTCCTCATTTTAACATCGATTCAAGCGCCGCAGCGGCGAGCGAAAAAAGCGGAAGTCGTATTCAGACCAGCAGGCCGGAACAGAACAGGGCGGCAAGCGCCGCCCCGATAAGAAAAGTTAACGCTGCAATTCACCGCATTACAAGAGGATAGAATTCACGTTCAGGAACACGATGTCTCCGCCATCATAGAGCGCGTCGTCATTCATAAGGCTCTTGCCCTTGTCAGGGGCCTTGTACAGGTCACGATACAGGCTGGTCCGATCCTCAGCGATCTTCTGGCGAAGCTCGTCGGACAGGCCGTTAAGCTTATAGCCCACCCACCACTCTTTGTTGTCGCCGTGGAACGAAAAACGGCTGTCGCTGCAGTCCACCTCTTCCTCGAGGTACGGCTTCACCACACCCAGGATATGCTCAGGGGTGTCCAGGACCGAAGCAAGATTGTAACCCTTGTCCTGAGCGATTTCATGACGATGCTTCGAGAGGAAGCCTTTTAAGGCTTTTGCCGTTGTTCTCGCAGGCTTCAGGAACTTTTTGATTTCGTCGTCTTGTGCTTTTTTAACCTTCAAGCTTTTGATGCCGAGCTTCTTCAGCGTCTGTTCGTTTTCCTCGCCGTAATACTGCCTCAACCATGGATTTTCGCGCTTTTCAGAGGCCTGCATTGCCTCAAAAATCGCCTTGGCATCGGCAATGCGCCTCTTCAATCCCTCATTGGCAGCCTTTGGGTCGTCCGGCAATGGCGTAGGATGCCCGTCAGGAGCGTACTTTTCAAGCCATTCCAAAGCCACCTTATCCCTTCCAAGAACTGCCATTCCTCCAATCGATTTTCCAGCCTCCTGGAATTGCTTCATGAGCGCTTTATTCTCAGCGGCGAGCTCCTCCGGCGCCATTGAGGCGGCAGCCGGTGCGTCAAGGAACAAGCCGCTGCCTACCAGAAAATACGCTCCGACAGCCAGAATGCCCAGCACCAGGACAACAATAACCACGTTTCTCGTTCGCAGCTTCTTCACGAAACCCGCCCCTTTCCACCTTGCCCAACAGGCTATCTGTGCAGCGTTTTTCTGTTCTTTTGTGCCAGGAGCTCGACACGTGCCGTGCTGCCGTCCTTGGCATAAGCGATCTTCAGGTTTTGACCACGCTCCGGGGGAACATCCAGCCTGTCCAGTCTGTGGACGTACAGGCCGCTACCGATCTTCTGGACGCAGTAGCCACGCTCCTCGTTCACGTGGATGATCTCGCCTTTGTATGTCTGACCATCCTTGCGCGGTTCGACAAAAATCTTCGGCGCCTCAATGAGTTTGAGTTCCTGGATTTCCTTCTCCAGCTTTACCGCATCCGGGAAAAGCGCCTCGCGCTGGAGCTCCTGGAAGTGTTCGAGTCCGGCTCTCAGATTCGCCTGCCGAGCGGCATAGTATTCCGTTCGGGCATCCTCTTGTTCCGGAAAGTACCGTTTCCCAACGCCCAGATAGGATATCTGACCGTTGACAAAGGTATACATGCCATCGCCCTGCGGAATGCCTCGGATTCCGTTGGGAAAGATGCTCTCTACGTGTTCTCGGTAGGCTTTCGGGTCCTGAACGAGCTTCAGGGACAGCTCCGCTTCTCCGCTCCGCGAAAGCTGCTTGTCCAGGATATCGGAATCCGTCTCCTTCAGGTACTGCTCGACTGCGATACACTGGCGTTCCAGCTTGAGGGCGTGGAGAGCATTTCCGTCCCGCGATGCCTCGAACAGCACGGACGCAAGCTCCTTTAATGCCGCGTTGTAACCGCTTCGATCCTCCGATGAAGCAATACTTCTGAAGGCCGAAGCTAATTTTGCTAAGGTAGCTTCTCTTTCATTTCTACTGTTCAAGCCATTCTTTTCCATAGGCTGCTACCACGTCATCAAGGTTGAATCCAAATTTTTTCAGGCGTTCTACTCCCCAATCTGCTTTGAGAACCCTCGCTGTTGGCAAGTCTAAAGGAATTTGCATTGAAAGCTTTATTGCGAGATCCTTATTACCAAATTTCATTGCATCTGCAACCTGTCTTCCAATTTCCTTACGCCGAGCTTCTGGCATTGTAGATTGAAACATAAAGCCTATCCCCCTTTCGATGAGATTGTATCACTGCCTGAGAACACAGGTTTTTCGCTGTCGTCGTCTGCGGGTGCACGGCACGTCGGGTAGTTGCTGCAACCCCAGAATGGGCCGTTCTTCCCGTTCCTCAAGCCACCCTCGCTGCCCGGCACGAAGACAGAGCCTGCTTATGCGACGCTCTTCCGAGTCGTCGTCGCCATCCGCTCCATTTTCCTCAAGCGCTCCGCGTCCATCCGCACCTCACCCTCACCCTCATTCTCCTTTTTCTCCATTTTAACATCGATTCAAGCGCCGCAGCGGCGAGCGAAAAAAGCGGGAGAAGGTGATAAGATAACGAGAAGTAAGATAACGAAAAGGCGGAGAGGGGGAATCCCATTGAGTTTCTTCGAGAACGTCGCAGCCGCTGTGCCCCGGGCGGGGGATTCCGCCGTCATGCGCCTGATTATGGGGTGGCACGCCAGCTACGTCCTGGCCGAGGACGGGCGGTGGGGCGTCGGCTTCGTCCCCGACTCCACGAAGGAGGCCCACACGGCCCGACCAGCCCACACGGGGGAGCTCATCGGGACCGGACTGGCCCATCTGGCCCGGTTGCTCGTCTCCCCGTTCCCCCAGGAGTTCGCGGCGGCGACGGCGGCCTGCGCCGCGCTCTTTCCCTTTCCCGAGGACGGCTTTCCCCTGGACCTCGTCATGACCTGCGCCCGCGGCGACCGGGTGGCCGTCCTGGGGCTGGACCGGGACCTGCTCCCCTTCATGCGCGACTGGGGCTGGCGCGTTGCCGTGTTCGACGACCGGGGCAAGGGCCCGGACTGCTTCCCCCAGGAGGATTTTCCGCGCGGCGCGGAGGAGGCGGAGTGGGTCTGGCTCACTCCCGAGTCCCTGCGCGACCGCTGGCTGTTCTCCGTAACGGAGACGCTCCGCAACAAAAAAGGCTGCTTCCTGCAGGGGCCCGGCCTGCCCGCACTGAACGGGCTCTTCGCCCCCCTGGGCGTGACGCGCCTCGTCGTCCCCATCCCAGCGGGCACGCCCGACGCCGTGGAGGCGCACGTCTCCGCCGGAGGCAGCCCGTGGCACTGCGACGCCCTGGCCTGGCGGGTGCACACGGCGTGAGGGGCCGACCGCGGGGCAGAAAAACAGAATTGAGGCCCGATGCGGCCCACCTCAGGCAAATCTTGTTCCGTTCACAGCGCTGCAGAGTCGTCAGCCGTTACGTCGTCCAGGGACATCAAGGTGAACCGCGGTTGTCCCTGTCCCACCTGCATGACCTTCAGGGTCAGGATCACCGGGGTATGGAGCCATCGGCGATTCAAAATATCGGGGTCGCCGGCAGTCTCATCGATTTTTCCGCGGATCAGCCCCTCCTGATCGCGCAACAGGAATTCAAACGTTCTTCCCGCGGGGAGGACGCCTTGAAACTCTCCCCGGCAGCTTTCCTCTCGTTCCTGGATATTCTCGTCCCTCAGCCGGAAGGACGATTTCCTGAGCTGCTCGCAATTCTCATAGCGAAAGCTCCGGCTGCCGAACTCCAAACCGCACCAAGCCTGCTGCTGAACCAGAAGGTCAAGAAACTCGAACACTTTTTTAACGGCCCTGGGGTGGACCTCAGCGATCACCTCGGCAATATCGTCGTCGCTGCCCTCCGCCGAGAGCCGAAAAAGCTCTTCGATTTTTAGCATGGCTTCCCTGGCATTTTCACAATCGGGAAACAGCGTTTCCTGGCACATGGGAAGCGAAAATTCAAAGCCGAACGAGCCGACGGCGGTGCCGGTGAGCAACAGCTGATTGCGGTCCCGATTGGGGATCGGCCCCATAGCCTGCAGCCCCTCGGTCAACCCCGCCGCAATCGTGGCAAACGCGTCCGAAAAAGCGCCCACAGCCCTTGCCCCAAAGTCCGCGGTTATGCCGTACTGGCCAAGGACCGGTCTTCCTCTGAAGGTGAGCCGGGCCTTGGGGACCTCGCTTTCCTGCGGCAAGCCGTCCAAAAGTTCCCTGGAGGCTTGCAGACGCGCCTCCAGGCTCATCCGCTCAATCACGTTTCCCTCAGGAATCGCACCGAGCAGTTCTTCCAACTCATGGATCTCGGAGACGACGGAAAGGCGCTGGTCATTCATGCCGCACACCTCCGTTTGCAGTCAAAATCTTTTGCGCAAGACCGTCTTGGGACGGGTCCAGGTCAACCTGGACAAACCCTTTCCAGAGGCCGTCACGACGATGCGACCACATACTGTACCAATAGGCGATGCGACGAATCTGGTACGCATCGACAGGGCCCCCCAACTCACAGAAGTAACCGTCAACGGCATAGGTCTTTTTCAGAAATCCGGGCTCAAAAAGCTGCGCAGCCTTTTGAGCCAGCGACTTTTGATTCTCCCCGCTCGGCATATCGAAAAACGTCACAACATCCAGATCTCGCGGAGGGCGGCATTCCAGAAGCTCAATCCGCTCCAAAAAACTGCCGTCCAACCACTGAAATCCGGAGACCATGTCCAGTTCATGTAATTTTTTGCGAAAGCACAGCAGACCACCCAAAATCGCTGTCCGTTCCGGGGACGCCGCAAACCGCTCTGTAAACTCCGTCAGAGTCACTCGATAAGGGGAGCGCCTTGGACTGCCACCCGATTCCCCCGGCCAGACCGGCGGCAGTACGCCGTTGCCGCCCCAATGAGGCAGATTTCCATCCGTAGTCAGCATAGCAGCACCTCGTAGTTGTCTTCAAGTTTTACTCGCCGCTTTTGTCCTCAGATCCGAAGCTATTCAGACAGCTATGATGTAGAAAATTGTAACGCATCGCTGTGAATTCGGGAACAGAGAATTACCGCACGTCTCCGTCGGGGGCAGCCGGGGGCAGCCCGTGGCACTGCGACGCCCTGGCCTGGCGGGCGCACACGGCGTGAGGCTCGGACTGCTGTCAGCTATTCAGCCTGTCCCAGGACTCAAGAACCAGACGCCGCGTCCGGTACTCCCCGAAGCGCGCCAGCTCGCCGTCCCGCAGAACCCGGAAGGTCTCGGATGGATAGTCCGGCCCCATGACGTCATGGGGGTCGAGGATGTAGCGCAGATCGTCGCGCGTAAGCCTGTAAAGCCGGGCGTAATACGCGTCCAGTTCCGCGCGCAGGACAGCGCGCCGATCGGGGTCGAACGGGAACGGCCCCCCGGAGTACTCCGGGCAGATGTCCTCCGCCCAGGGGCGCAGGGCGTGCGATGTGTAGGTCAGCTCCAGCACCCGAGGCAGGATGAACGCCACGTCGGACGACGTGTAGGCGTCGGGGGGAAGGACGCATATCTGCTTTTTTACGTGATATTTTAAATGCGTTCCGCCTATTTTTTGTCTTGCAATAAAATCGTGAACCAGACTGTTTTGATCTGCCAACAATCCTGCATACAAAAAGTGGCGATAATGACCAGGAAACATTAACAACAGGGTGTCACCCACCCCCGCCCTCGGCAGCACCGACGCGATGACCGTGCGTTCGTCGGTCGCGCGGCATATATCCCGCCAGCCCATCAGCCAGCGGGGGCAGCGGGCCCGCAGTTCCGCGTCGTCGGCCTCGGGGTCGAGGCCGGTCGCCCGGGCCAGGCGCTCCAGCACCTCCCGCTCGCTCACCCAATACCGCGGGATCACAGCAAAGCCGGGGTCGTTCTTCCGCTCCTCGGGCACATCGCAGCACACGGGCTCTCCGACCTCGGCAACATAGCCCGCCCAGCGATGGTCGAACTGATGGATCATCTTCGCCTCGTACAGGGGCAGGAATCCCGGCCCGCCGCTGGGCTCAAAGAGGTGGCTGTCGCTTGTCATATTGAATAAGCCCTGCCGTAAAACGACGCCCCAGGGGTTGGCCTCCGGCTCGCCGTCCCGCGCCTCGCGAATCAGTACGGGCACGCGCGCGTAGACGGCGCGCGTCAGCGCGGCGTCCCTCCGGCTGCGGAAGACGGGGCAGGTTCCCGTGTTGGGGTTGATCGCCGCAAAGTCCCGACCCGTCAGCGCAAAGCGCCGATCACGCTCCTCCAGCTGCCCCGCATCCGTCAGAAAAAACGCGAACTCGGCGTTTTTTTGTTCGTTCTGTTCGTTTTGCTCATCTTGCTCCCCCTGCCCCTCCGCCGCGCCGATCGTCAGGAGACAGAATTTTATCCTGCTGTCGATGCCCGGAAAAATCTTTTCACGATTCTCAAAGTCGTACAGGCTCGCCAGCCGGCCGCACCGCACGAGGGCGGAAAAAAATGCTTTTGTCGAGTCGTCCGTGGCGATCCCGGTGGGGACGATCAGCCCCGCCCTCCCGCGGGGGGCCAGGATACGGCTCATCGTCTCCGCAAAGAGGGCGTAGGTGTTGAGCTTTCCCGTCGCAGTCAGTGAAAAACGCTCTGTACTTCTGCAAAATTGATTGCTCGATTCAAAGTTCCTTTTAGCGCCCAAATATACGTTCCATAACGGTGGATTTTTATCTTCCAATGCAGCAATAGCTTTTTTCCTTTCATTACCTGCCAGAGCGGCGATATTAGGGTCTCGAGAAGCAAAAAATTCCTCTTCCGAAAGCTGGGACACTTCCCAGGGCGGATTGCCCAGCACGCAGTCAAAGCCGCCCTGATCGCCCCCCATGACCTCCGGGAACTCGACGAACCAGTGGAATACGCTCGCCTCCGTACAGGCCAATCGGGCCGCCTCGATCCGCGTGCTCAGCTCCGGTTCGTCGAGCATTCCCTCCAGAAGCGCGTACAGCGCGGAGCTCGTCGGAGAACGTCTTTCCTTCCCCTCCCTAGGGACAAGGAAGGCTCCAACGTAAAGGTTCGCGGCCGTCCCAAGCGTCGAGATCCGCCGAAGCCCCCGTTCCGCCTCGTACTCGCTCCGCTTGCGCTCGACCTCATCCAGGGTGCCGTCTGGCATGGCGTCGATCCTGTGTCCCCGCTCGAACCAGGTGTGCCACAGACGCCCGTCGAAGAGCATCCCCTGACCTCCGTCGATCCCCTCGATCCGTTTCAGAGCCGCTTTGTTCTCCTTTTTCAGGGCTGAGCAGAGCGCCTTGTCGTCGCCCGAGAGGGGAGTGAAGGCGTCCTGCGGTATCCCCCTGCATACCGGGTCGGCGTCCAGAAGGCCCAGCAGCGCGTTGCCGCACTTGATGTGGTGATCCACAAAGGCGAGCGAACGGCCCGGCTCGTACCCCTCCAGCCACAGGGCGAAACGCGCCAGCTCCACGGCAAGGGGATTGAGGTCCACCCCATAGATGCAGCGTGCCACGACGTCCCGGAGCACCCCGCGGTAGGCCTCCGGCCCCACCGCGCCGTCGGCCGAGCTCAGGGCCGTGACGCGCTCCGCAATACGCCGCGCGGCGGCGAGCAGGAAATGCCCGCTGCCGCAGGAGGGGTCGATGACGGACATCTCCATCAGAGCTTCCGCGGGACGAGATGGATTCTCCCGGACGATGCGCTCCATCACCGGCTCGAGCGCGCTCTTGACCAGGGCGCCGACCAAGCTGTCCGGAGTGTAGTAGCTTCCCGTGGTCTTGCGCGCGTTCCCCACGGAGGCCTCCTCCGTCCCCAGACCGGGGAGCTGAAATTTCCGCCCGTCCGGCGCGTGGAGTTCCACCTTCGGTTCATACTCCAACAGGCTCTCGTAGACCGACCCCAGCTCCTCGGGCCCCATGTTGCGGTAGTCGACGGGCGTCAGGCCGCCGCCGGTCTCCGCCCAGCGCAGGCCGCGCACGGCGAGGAGCAGATCCCTGTTGGAGAGGGAGGCCGTGTCCAGCCGCGGACATTGCTCCACCGAAAACAGGCCCCCCAGCTGCGGAAGGGCAAGCCTCGGCTCACCAAATGCAAGCCCCCGGAAGACCACGCGCACGGCGTACCACAGATCCGAGGGCCGGTGTGATTCAACACCCCGCAGGGAGCGGTCGCGCAGCCGTTTGAAGGAGTAAGCGGAGGCGTACATCCTCAGGGACTCCTCCGAGGCCCCCTTTATCCGGAGCAGTTCCCGTTCCTCCAGGGTGATCACGAAGAGGATGCGGTAGATCAGGCGCAGCAGCTCGGCGTAAAAGTCCCGCGCGCTGACCGTCCCCACGGAGAGTGCGGCGCGGAGCGCCACGTTGTCCGGGTGCGACAGAAACCCGTTGCCCAGACAGAGGAGCGCCCGGCTCACGCCGTCCCGAAGGTTTTCCCGGACGCGCGCCCCCTCCTCCCTGCCCCTCTCGCGCCAGCGCTCCCAGACGGGGGACGTCCCGTCCGCAAGGCCGGAACGGCTGTAATGGAGGACGAGCCACAGGGCCTTGAAGTCCGGATAACGCACCTCCTCCATGATGCGCTCCAGGTCGAACTCCAGAAAGCAGGGGCGCGTCAGGGAACGGGAGCTCCTCAAGAGGCGAAGGCTCCTCCCGTTCACGGCGACGCCCCACCGCGCCGCCTCACATGCGTTCAGAAATTCCTGGAGCATCTGGAAGGGCGTCTTCCTCCGGCCTCCTCCCTCGACGCCGAAGTCGCGGGAAAAAGCGTCAAGGGCGCTCCCGTAGGGGGCGACCGCCGCGGGCAGCCTGCCGTCAATGCCGTCGAGCAGGAGGGGGACGGGATAGCGCATCCCGGAGAGTGTGATCGGGCCGTTGGCCTCACGGACATTCGGGTATCCCAGGACGTCCCTGAAGAAGTCGCGGACGTAGCGGCGGGTCCGGACCCCGGAGTCGGCCGCGTCCTTGCCGAAGGACGCGGAGAACTCCGCCCATTGGGCCTTCGCGATGTGGAAGGCACGACCGTACTCGCTGGAGAGCTGCAGTCCTTTGGGCACGGCATAATCCTCCCGGCTCTGAAAAGGCCCGTCGCCCAGACAGATCTTTTCGAGGAGGTCGGGCGTGAAAAGCGCCCCCTCGAGCCGGATCGTATCGAAGACCAGGGGATGGAGGGATGGTGTGGAGCCGTTTCTCCGCCGGGACATCAGAGCGCCCCCTCGTCCGGCAGCAGGACATAGGCGCCCAGCAGATCGACGGGCAGACAGGCGCTGACCTCATAACGGCCCGAGTCGTTGGCGGCGTCCTTCAGGCGGACGTGATCCTCGCGCAGCGCCTCAGCTCTCAAGACGGCTATTGCCTCCACCCTGTCCCGCACCGCCTCCCAGAATTCCAAAGCCTCCTCGAGGCTACGTCGGATACGGCTCTCTCCCGCATTCGCGGAGGGGACGACCTCCAGAAGCCGCGACGCGCGTTCCGGCGGCAGCTCACGGGGCGGATGAACCCCCTCGAAGGCGAGCGTCACCGTCTCCTCGGCCATCATGACGTGCGTCTTTCCCCGACGCATCGCCGTCAGCTGATGGCGGAGCCGCAGCACATACACACGCGTCACCCTTTCGACATCGCGGGTGACGGTCACCGCGCAGCGCGCGGCCAGCTCCCTCTTTCCCGGTTCGCCGCCCAACGCCCCCTCCAGCAGCTCATCGGCCAGCAGGGTCGCAATCGGATGGCTCCGATGCACGTGTACGGCGTCAGGAGCCGGAGGGCTCCTGAAGTCTATAAGACAGCCACTGCGAACACGGTACGCCTCAAGCCTCTCGACAAGGGATCGGGGCAGCCCGACAGTGTTCAGGCGACGGACTCCGTCCGCCCCCTTATTCTCCAGGGGCGCTCCCAGCCGTGCCAGAGCCCGGCAAACGAACCGCTCCACATCCTCCGGGGCCCCAAGCGCCTGCTGTTCCCGACGCCATTCGGGAAGCACGTCCTCCGGGCTCAGGGAACGCTGGGCGAAGATCGTGCGGTTGGCCCTCATCTTCCCCACGGCATTCTGCCATTGTTCCTCGACCTGCAAGAGCTCCGGGGTCTCCGGGCCAAAGTCAAAAGTCAGCTGTTCCGCCCCCTCTTTCCCCTTTTTCCCCTCTTTTTTGCCCTGCTCCCCCAGCCCCTTCAGGATGGCCGCCCTCACCAACGCCTGCTGAACCCGGGCGCCCTCGTCCGGGAGCGGAACCAGAATACCCAATTCCCGCCGGATCGTCTCCGCCTTTCGGAGGATGACCTTCAAAATCAGCCCATCCACAGGGTTATTCTCCCCGTAGATCATGGAACAGCGCACCTCTCGCGCCTTCTGTCCAAAGCGGTCGATGCGTCCTTCCCTCTGCTCATGCCGGGT
It contains:
- a CDS encoding N-6 DNA methylase, producing the protein MSRRRNGSTPSLHPLVFDTIRLEGALFTPDLLEKICLGDGPFQSREDYAVPKGLQLSSEYGRAFHIAKAQWAEFSASFGKDAADSGVRTRRYVRDFFRDVLGYPNVREANGPITLSGMRYPVPLLLDGIDGRLPAAVAPYGSALDAFSRDFGVEGGGRRKTPFQMLQEFLNACEAARWGVAVNGRSLRLLRSSRSLTRPCFLEFDLERIMEEVRYPDFKALWLVLHYSRSGLADGTSPVWERWRERGREEGARVRENLRDGVSRALLCLGNGFLSHPDNVALRAALSVGTVSARDFYAELLRLIYRILFVITLEERELLRIKGASEESLRMYASAYSFKRLRDRSLRGVESHRPSDLWYAVRVVFRGLAFGEPRLALPQLGGLFSVEQCPRLDTASLSNRDLLLAVRGLRWAETGGGLTPVDYRNMGPEELGSVYESLLEYEPKVELHAPDGRKFQLPGLGTEEASVGNARKTTGSYYTPDSLVGALVKSALEPVMERIVRENPSRPAEALMEMSVIDPSCGSGHFLLAAARRIAERVTALSSADGAVGPEAYRGVLRDVVARCIYGVDLNPLAVELARFALWLEGYEPGRSLAFVDHHIKCGNALLGLLDADPVCRGIPQDAFTPLSGDDKALCSALKKENKAALKRIEGIDGGQGMLFDGRLWHTWFERGHRIDAMPDGTLDEVERKRSEYEAERGLRRISTLGTAANLYVGAFLVPREGKERRSPTSSALYALLEGMLDEPELSTRIEAARLACTEASVFHWFVEFPEVMGGDQGGFDCVLGNPPWEVSQLSEEEFFASRDPNIAALAGNERKKAIAALEDKNPPLWNVYLGAKRNFESSNQFCRSTERFSLTATGKLNTYALFAETMSRILAPRGRAGLIVPTGIATDDSTKAFFSALVRCGRLASLYDFENREKIFPGIDSRIKFCLLTIGAAEGQGEQDEQNEQNEQKNAEFAFFLTDAGQLEERDRRFALTGRDFAAINPNTGTCPVFRSRRDAALTRAVYARVPVLIREARDGEPEANPWGVVLRQGLFNMTSDSHLFEPSGGPGFLPLYEAKMIHQFDHRWAGYVAEVGEPVCCDVPEERKNDPGFAVIPRYWVSEREVLERLARATGLDPEADDAELRARCPRWLMGWRDICRATDERTVIASVLPRAGVGDTLLLMFPGHYRHFLYAGLLADQNSLVHDFIARQKIGGTHLKYHVKKQICVLPPDAYTSSDVAFILPRVLELTYTSHALRPWAEDICPEYSGGPFPFDPDRRAVLRAELDAYYARLYRLTRDDLRYILDPHDVMGPDYPSETFRVLRDGELARFGEYRTRRLVLESWDRLNS
- a CDS encoding DUF364 domain-containing protein, giving the protein MSFFENVAAAVPRAGDSAVMRLIMGWHASYVLAEDGRWGVGFVPDSTKEAHTARPAHTGELIGTGLAHLARLLVSPFPQEFAAATAACAALFPFPEDGFPLDLVMTCARGDRVAVLGLDRDLLPFMRDWGWRVAVFDDRGKGPDCFPQEDFPRGAEEAEWVWLTPESLRDRWLFSVTETLRNKKGCFLQGPGLPALNGLFAPLGVTRLVVPIPAGTPDAVEAHVSAGGSPWHCDALAWRVHTA